The genomic DNA CAGCCGGTCACGCAGATCTCGCTGCCGGCCGCCTAGTCGGCTGGAATTCGGTGGTCACCGCGCCACTAGTTGGGCTGGTTATTCCTTTTCGAGAACAACCTTTGTTGTAGTTCCGAGCGCGGTGACTTCGTAGGTGATTTCACCATCTTCGTAGGTGAAGTCCTTGCTATCGGAGGTTGAGGCTAGAAGCGCATTGTCCGTTGCCTCGACATCGCGATCCGAGGTCCATGTGTATGGTTCATTGGCGTCGGAGGGGGTTTCAAAAGTTCCGACCCAGTAGACGGATGTAGTGTCTCCTCCGTCATAGACCCACTCGATAGTCAG from Zhihengliuella flava includes the following:
- a CDS encoding membrane lipoprotein lipid attachment site-containing protein, with product MKKLIIPALAILALAGCSSESNSAPAGQKEPTTQEAMEPPTAPDLTGAWIQNNPKSKESFQQAEIADGTLTIEWVYDGGDTTSVYWVGTFETPSDANEPYTWTSDRDVEATDNALLASTSDSKDFTYEDGEITYEVTALGTTTKVVLEKE